TCAGAGACCGACGCCGGCCGCCAGCGGCCACGCCGCCGTCGAGAGCGCGAGGAAGACCAGCGCCCCGCCGACGAGGCCGACGTTCTTCAGGAAGTGAATCCGCTCGTTCTGCCGGTCCTCACCCGTCATCGTCCAGAAGTCGTGCATGATGGCGGTCACGGGGACGAGAAAGACGGCCACCGCGAGTGCCCCGACGCCGGGATAGACACCGGTCAGGACCGCGAGCGACCCGGCGACGAGGCCGAGGCTGCCGAGGGGGACGCTCACCGACGCCAGGGGCACCCCCTTGTGCTCGGCGTAGCCGACGGACGTTTCGAGGTCGAGCAGGTTGCCGAGCGCGAGGTAGCCGACGACGAGGGCAAAGAGCGCGCGGCCGGCGAGGAAGCCGACGGCGGCGAGCGACGAGTCGAACATCAGGGCGCCCTCCCCTGCCAGTCGGGCCGGTCGGTCAGGAGGCGTTGCTGGATCGAACCGCGAACCACGAGTGCGTTCGTATCGAACATCGCATGTGGATCGACGGTGGAATCCGTAAA
This window of the Haloplanus rubicundus genome carries:
- a CDS encoding DoxX family protein is translated as MFDSSLAAVGFLAGRALFALVVGYLALGNLLDLETSVGYAEHKGVPLASVSVPLGSLGLVAGSLAVLTGVYPGVGALAVAVFLVPVTAIMHDFWTMTGEDRQNERIHFLKNVGLVGGALVFLALSTAAWPLAAGVGL